One genomic window of Haloarchaeobius salinus includes the following:
- a CDS encoding uS10/mL48 family ribosomal protein, whose translation MSFVTRLTLQSGDRAALDSVVEDIRERVSRKGAEMKGPHSAPPERLRVPTYKRPTSDDGSQFDAWDYTVYKREIEIVGHDELAHTIAAGSAFPDSVHVAAEVEQVRSQGS comes from the coding sequence ATGAGCTTCGTCACACGCCTCACACTCCAGAGCGGGGACCGTGCCGCCCTCGACAGCGTCGTCGAGGACATCCGCGAGCGCGTCTCCCGCAAGGGTGCGGAGATGAAGGGCCCGCACTCCGCCCCACCCGAACGACTCCGTGTCCCGACGTACAAACGCCCCACCAGCGACGACGGGTCCCAGTTCGACGCCTGGGACTACACCGTCTACAAGCGCGAGATAGAGATCGTCGGCCACGACGAGCTCGCCCACACCATCGCCGCCGGTTCGGCGTTCCCCGACTCCGTCCACGTCGCCGCCGAGGTCGAGCAGGTCCGGTCGCAGGGCTCGTAA
- a CDS encoding bis(5'-nucleosyl)-tetraphosphatase, which produces MAVEATSAGAILFRDTRGRREYLLLKSRPGDWEFPKGGVEGDEELQQTAIREVKEEAGIHDFRLIDGFREEYDYVFEAGGDTIHKTVHLFIARSFEASAELSTEHRDLQWRDYEQAVNTVTQDGPRDILEDAHEFLNELETTSEGDD; this is translated from the coding sequence ATGGCAGTCGAAGCTACGAGCGCAGGTGCCATCCTCTTTCGCGACACGCGGGGCCGGCGCGAGTACCTACTGCTAAAGAGCCGCCCTGGTGACTGGGAGTTCCCGAAGGGCGGTGTCGAGGGAGACGAAGAACTCCAGCAGACGGCTATTCGAGAAGTGAAAGAGGAAGCAGGCATCCACGACTTCCGTCTCATCGACGGATTCAGAGAAGAGTACGACTACGTCTTCGAGGCGGGTGGGGACACCATCCACAAGACGGTCCACCTGTTCATCGCCCGGTCGTTCGAGGCCAGTGCGGAGCTCTCGACGGAGCACCGCGACCTCCAGTGGCGGGACTACGAACAGGCGGTCAACACCGTCACGCAGGACGGCCCACGCGACATCCTCGAGGACGCACACGAGTTCCTGAACGAACTCGAAACGACGAGCGAAGGCGACGACTAG
- a CDS encoding alpha/beta fold hydrolase, with amino-acid sequence MRPSPDLQDAPPDDVGSTAARPDGPAVATIADDRRVAYAEYGAADGAPVLFLHGTPGSRVLGRLLDEAARGRDLRVLAPDRPGYGRSDPAPDAGLADIADGLVAVLDHADVESAPVVGFSGGAAVAVALAGRHPDRVDAVHSVSGVAPPSLRSDQPAVQRLLGTLAGRAPRLLSGLVRAQAWIADRGSPSAVVSQYTDSEGAAALSEPQAETFRRDFVAGVGPQRAGFVRETRLLGEPWPVEPSVVDVPVHCWHGERDANVPVADARRVADAARAELTVVDADHATALVEHREAVLDACIE; translated from the coding sequence ATGCGCCCGTCGCCCGACCTGCAGGACGCGCCACCCGACGATGTCGGGAGCACAGCCGCGCGACCGGACGGCCCCGCCGTGGCCACCATCGCGGACGACCGCAGAGTCGCCTACGCCGAGTACGGAGCCGCCGACGGTGCACCCGTGCTGTTCCTCCACGGCACGCCCGGCTCACGCGTGCTGGGACGGCTGCTCGACGAGGCGGCACGCGGGCGCGATCTGCGTGTCCTCGCGCCGGACCGCCCCGGCTACGGCCGGTCCGACCCCGCACCCGACGCCGGACTCGCCGACATCGCGGACGGTCTCGTCGCGGTCCTCGACCACGCCGACGTCGAGAGTGCTCCCGTCGTCGGTTTCTCCGGCGGTGCAGCCGTCGCGGTCGCGCTGGCCGGCCGCCACCCCGACCGCGTCGACGCCGTCCACAGCGTCTCCGGGGTCGCCCCGCCGTCGCTCCGGAGCGACCAGCCGGCCGTCCAGCGGCTCCTCGGGACGCTGGCGGGGCGGGCCCCGCGGCTGCTCTCGGGGCTCGTCCGCGCACAGGCGTGGATCGCCGACCGCGGCTCCCCGTCGGCCGTCGTCTCGCAGTACACCGACAGCGAGGGTGCGGCCGCGCTGTCGGAGCCGCAGGCCGAGACGTTCCGGCGTGACTTCGTCGCGGGCGTAGGTCCGCAGCGGGCCGGCTTCGTCCGCGAGACGCGGCTGCTCGGTGAGCCGTGGCCCGTCGAGCCGTCGGTCGTCGACGTCCCGGTCCACTGCTGGCACGGCGAGCGCGACGCGAACGTCCCCGTCGCCGACGCCCGGCGGGTCGCCGACGCCGCCCGCGCCGAGCTGACCGTCGTCGACGCCGACCACGCCACCGCCCTTGTGGAGCACCGCGAGGCGGTGCTCGATGCCTGCATCGAGTGA
- a CDS encoding helix-turn-helix domain-containing protein yields the protein MRRVTFAVDYPPSLAHPMHRRLDDSNVSRAELLMWGPMDTVTTLAWYDGAPDAVRSLLDAVESSTAVDLVAGDGGTYAFVHQTGYELGAPVLDLVADSGVVFLPPVTFEQGCRARVDAVGEPELLAAFHADLREHVDATVERVADFRRWSTPAVDVTTRQHEALAAAVAVGYYDVPRTGSVADVAAELDCAASTAGELLRRGEAALVRGFVGSDGGSG from the coding sequence GTGCGACGCGTCACCTTCGCCGTCGACTACCCGCCGTCGCTGGCGCATCCGATGCACCGGCGGCTCGACGACAGCAACGTCTCCCGCGCCGAGTTGCTGATGTGGGGCCCGATGGACACCGTGACGACGCTCGCGTGGTACGACGGCGCGCCGGACGCGGTCCGGTCACTGCTCGACGCGGTCGAGAGCAGCACCGCCGTGGACCTCGTGGCGGGCGACGGCGGCACCTACGCGTTCGTCCACCAGACCGGGTACGAACTCGGCGCGCCGGTGCTCGACCTCGTCGCCGACTCGGGCGTCGTCTTCCTCCCGCCGGTCACCTTCGAGCAGGGGTGCCGGGCTCGCGTCGACGCCGTCGGGGAGCCCGAGCTCCTCGCCGCGTTCCACGCCGACCTGCGCGAGCACGTCGACGCCACCGTCGAGCGCGTCGCCGACTTCCGGCGCTGGTCCACGCCCGCGGTCGACGTGACAACCCGGCAGCACGAGGCGCTCGCGGCCGCCGTCGCGGTCGGCTACTACGACGTGCCGAGAACGGGGAGCGTCGCCGACGTGGCGGCCGAACTCGACTGCGCGGCGAGCACCGCGGGCGAACTGCTCAGGAGGGGGGAGGCCGCGCTTGTCCGGGGGTTCGTCGGGAGTGACGGCGGGAGCGGGTAG
- a CDS encoding HAD family hydrolase gives MHLVLDYGGVIVQHGDEREHAHLLGADPEADPYPGWLAYFAFRDGFVQTTDGYVDLLATLTGASEDACREYLDRTWLDPEFPAEHGDVLRDLAAEHTLVLFGNMARPWIETVLSEHGVLDCFDDLVVSSDIQRPKPHPRGYFECLPEGDEPVAFVSDEYNEDLMMGECLGMTSVWVENEDDETPYREPDVRISSLADLPEVLASDDGTLGR, from the coding sequence ATGCATCTCGTCCTCGACTACGGCGGCGTCATCGTCCAGCACGGCGACGAGCGCGAGCACGCGCACCTGCTGGGTGCCGACCCCGAAGCCGACCCCTACCCCGGCTGGCTCGCCTACTTCGCGTTCCGCGACGGCTTCGTCCAGACCACGGACGGGTACGTCGACCTCCTCGCGACGCTCACGGGCGCGTCCGAGGACGCGTGTCGTGAGTACCTCGACCGGACGTGGCTCGACCCCGAGTTCCCCGCGGAGCACGGAGACGTCCTCCGGGACCTCGCGGCCGAGCACACGCTCGTCCTCTTCGGCAACATGGCGCGCCCGTGGATCGAGACGGTGCTCTCCGAACACGGCGTCCTCGACTGCTTCGACGACCTCGTCGTCTCCTCCGACATCCAGCGTCCGAAGCCCCATCCGAGGGGCTACTTTGAGTGCCTCCCCGAGGGCGACGAACCGGTCGCCTTCGTGAGCGACGAGTACAACGAGGACCTCATGATGGGCGAGTGTCTCGGGATGACGTCGGTGTGGGTCGAGAACGAAGACGACGAGACGCCGTACCGGGAGCCCGACGTCCGGATCTCGTCGCTCGCCGACCTGCCGGAGGTTCTCGCTTCGGACGACGGGACGCTCGGACGGTGA
- a CDS encoding DUF5787 family protein: protein MLPGEDTEFAFELRVCRWAERAWEPAREDSVVLVARQLGTRDRRWDTLVLECDPDGLRQRANFGLDALDSDLLHVVRHAPAEWTYYRDALPYPGYPWRYVREAVHNAADRGIVETRKSGGRIECRRKWEYPDWCRRIVAVENKPDLDASAADALVSQLEYDVALSLADEAWVATRATGGAVEPVLLESLPVQAGILTVDVGDGDGTPASEASVAWHARSLAVDDPGTRILERPDGSEFDASAARFEYADPEWKADKRREIAERAYARGWRSYVDTMRPDCRHFQAREDGTLLPWCDAKGRCQTAGECAGRCAEFEPEPPAWRTRGWPIEGGPGAATKRLLSRRRRGRRPGLAEE from the coding sequence ATGCTCCCCGGCGAGGACACCGAGTTCGCGTTCGAGCTCCGGGTCTGTCGCTGGGCCGAGCGCGCGTGGGAGCCCGCACGCGAGGACTCCGTCGTGCTCGTCGCGCGTCAACTGGGAACCCGTGACCGACGCTGGGACACCCTGGTTCTGGAGTGCGACCCCGACGGCCTGCGCCAGCGGGCGAACTTCGGGCTGGACGCGCTCGATTCCGACCTCCTGCACGTCGTCCGCCACGCGCCCGCGGAGTGGACGTACTACCGCGATGCGCTCCCCTACCCGGGCTACCCGTGGCGGTACGTCCGCGAGGCCGTACACAACGCCGCCGACCGGGGTATCGTCGAGACCAGAAAGTCGGGTGGCCGAATCGAGTGCCGCCGGAAGTGGGAATACCCCGACTGGTGCCGGCGAATCGTCGCCGTCGAGAACAAGCCGGACCTCGACGCCAGCGCCGCCGACGCGCTCGTCTCGCAACTCGAATACGACGTGGCGCTCTCGCTCGCCGACGAGGCATGGGTGGCGACGCGCGCGACCGGCGGTGCCGTCGAACCCGTACTGCTCGAGAGCCTGCCCGTGCAGGCCGGCATCCTCACCGTCGACGTGGGCGACGGCGATGGAACCCCGGCGTCCGAGGCCAGCGTCGCCTGGCACGCGCGTTCGCTCGCCGTCGACGACCCCGGAACCCGGATTCTGGAGCGGCCCGACGGGAGCGAGTTCGACGCCTCCGCCGCCCGGTTCGAGTACGCCGACCCCGAGTGGAAGGCCGACAAGCGCCGCGAGATCGCCGAACGGGCCTACGCCCGCGGCTGGCGCTCCTACGTCGACACGATGCGGCCCGACTGCCGCCACTTCCAGGCCCGGGAAGACGGCACGCTGCTGCCTTGGTGCGACGCGAAGGGGCGCTGTCAGACCGCCGGCGAGTGCGCCGGTCGCTGCGCCGAGTTCGAGCCCGAACCGCCCGCCTGGCGGACGAGGGGCTGGCCCATCGAGGGTGGGCCGGGCGCGGCGACGAAGCGACTGCTGTCGCGTCGGCGGCGGGGACGGCGGCCCGGGCTGGCGGAGGAGTAG
- a CDS encoding DUF5797 family protein: MTLSEEARERLADIVELQPTKNAELQERWAMESGSEVHGFLERELKEYYFRDDNSLIRATEEAAELVDVEPGVTAGDEPGGTPSAVRVPALQAAILDNLAGPDEDGQSVVSVLRTLREHADLDPDVDEVRDALQSLRRKDVVEVVYTTVPTFRLAVARDEFEVTVNDS, translated from the coding sequence ATGACCCTCTCGGAGGAGGCGCGCGAGCGTCTGGCCGACATCGTCGAGCTCCAGCCGACGAAGAACGCCGAGCTGCAGGAGCGGTGGGCGATGGAGAGCGGGAGCGAGGTCCACGGCTTCCTCGAACGCGAGCTGAAGGAGTACTACTTCCGGGACGACAACAGTCTCATCCGCGCGACCGAGGAGGCCGCCGAGCTCGTCGACGTGGAGCCCGGCGTCACCGCGGGCGACGAGCCCGGCGGCACGCCGAGTGCCGTCCGCGTGCCGGCGCTCCAGGCCGCCATCCTCGACAACCTCGCCGGTCCGGACGAGGACGGCCAGAGCGTCGTCAGCGTCCTCCGGACCCTGCGCGAGCACGCCGACCTCGACCCCGACGTGGACGAGGTGCGCGACGCGCTCCAGTCGCTCCGCCGCAAGGACGTCGTCGAGGTCGTCTACACGACGGTCCCGACGTTCCGCCTCGCCGTCGCGCGCGACGAGTTCGAGGTCACGGTGAACGACTCGTGA
- a CDS encoding DsbA family oxidoreductase, whose product MTREHVDSVTVYADYVCPFCYLGRHALSLYQDTREEPLRIEWHPFDLRAAQRGPDGELDLSVDDGKDEAYYERARQGVERLREKYGVEMTVDVSRDVDSLQAQLLSRYVQEREPYDTWRALDEALLAALWRDGRDIGDADVLVDVARAVGIDEQMVETALSDDANRDALAEDFAAAKAAGVTGVPTFVHDGHQARGAVPPEQLERLVEGV is encoded by the coding sequence ATGACACGCGAGCACGTCGATTCCGTGACGGTCTACGCCGACTACGTCTGTCCGTTCTGCTACCTCGGGCGTCACGCGCTGTCGCTCTACCAGGACACCCGCGAGGAGCCGCTGCGGATCGAGTGGCACCCGTTCGACCTCCGGGCCGCACAGCGCGGCCCCGACGGCGAACTCGACCTGAGCGTCGACGACGGGAAGGACGAGGCGTACTACGAGCGGGCCAGACAGGGCGTCGAGCGCCTCCGCGAGAAGTACGGCGTCGAGATGACCGTCGACGTCTCCCGCGACGTGGACTCGCTGCAGGCTCAGCTGCTCTCGCGGTACGTCCAGGAGCGCGAGCCCTACGACACCTGGCGCGCGCTCGACGAGGCACTGCTGGCGGCGCTCTGGCGCGACGGCCGCGACATCGGCGACGCCGACGTGCTCGTCGACGTCGCACGCGCGGTCGGCATCGACGAGCAGATGGTCGAGACGGCGCTCTCGGACGACGCGAACCGCGACGCGCTCGCCGAGGACTTCGCCGCCGCGAAGGCCGCCGGCGTCACCGGCGTCCCGACGTTCGTCCACGACGGCCACCAGGCCCGTGGCGCGGTCCCGCCCGAGCAGCTCGAGCGACTCGTCGAGGGCGTCTGA
- a CDS encoding transcription factor S encodes MEFCDECGSMMKTEGDEWVCGNEECGFSKPRDAQSEQAMVTTQGQEESEVVDVSDAENKGLPTTESHCPKCDNDEAYWYMQQIRSADESETRFFICTECEHKWREDDH; translated from the coding sequence ATGGAGTTCTGTGACGAATGCGGTTCAATGATGAAGACGGAGGGCGACGAGTGGGTCTGCGGGAACGAGGAGTGTGGCTTCTCGAAGCCCCGCGACGCCCAGTCGGAACAGGCGATGGTCACCACACAGGGCCAGGAGGAGTCCGAGGTCGTCGACGTCTCCGACGCCGAGAACAAGGGCCTGCCGACGACGGAATCCCACTGCCCGAAGTGTGACAACGACGAGGCCTACTGGTACATGCAGCAGATCCGCTCGGCCGACGAGTCCGAGACCCGCTTTTTCATCTGCACCGAGTGCGAGCACAAGTGGCGCGAGGACGACCACTAA
- a CDS encoding DUF7333 family protein: MELDQTKTAAVFIALVAVGTLALVVAPMMTTETVLMMVTPSMVVFGLVCLAIGVAHGQYRATH; encoded by the coding sequence ATGGAACTCGACCAGACGAAGACCGCCGCGGTCTTCATCGCGCTCGTCGCAGTCGGCACGCTCGCGCTCGTGGTCGCACCGATGATGACGACGGAGACGGTCCTGATGATGGTCACCCCGTCGATGGTCGTCTTCGGGCTCGTCTGCCTGGCCATCGGTGTGGCCCACGGACAGTACCGGGCGACGCACTGA
- a CDS encoding aldo/keto reductase, translating to MSQDTLTPDSVPTADGMPVLGLGTWQNEDHDQCADSVATALEMGYRHIDTAQAYGNEAAVGDGIAQADVDREDVFLATKVWISNLAHDDVLSSTEASLEKLGVDYVDLLYVHWPSGEYDPEGTLSALDQLVDGGKVKNVGVSNFEPEHVDEAIETLDADVFANQFECHPLLPQEELRAHCDDAGVNVVAYSPLARGRVFDVPEVQRVAEKHDASAAAVSLAWLREKGVTVIPKATSEDHIRDNWTSLSVDLDADDVAAIDAIDERERAVDPDFAPW from the coding sequence ATGTCTCAGGATACACTCACCCCGGATAGCGTCCCAACCGCCGACGGGATGCCGGTGCTCGGCCTCGGCACCTGGCAGAACGAGGACCACGACCAGTGCGCCGACAGCGTCGCGACCGCACTGGAGATGGGCTACCGCCACATCGACACCGCACAGGCATACGGCAACGAGGCCGCCGTCGGCGACGGCATCGCGCAGGCCGACGTCGACCGCGAGGACGTGTTCCTGGCGACGAAGGTGTGGATCAGCAACCTCGCACACGACGACGTGCTCTCGAGCACCGAGGCGAGCCTGGAGAAGCTCGGCGTCGACTACGTGGACCTGCTGTACGTCCACTGGCCGTCGGGCGAGTACGACCCGGAGGGCACGCTGTCGGCGCTCGACCAGCTCGTCGACGGGGGCAAGGTGAAGAACGTCGGCGTCTCGAACTTCGAGCCCGAGCACGTCGACGAGGCCATCGAGACGCTGGACGCGGACGTGTTCGCGAACCAGTTCGAGTGCCACCCGCTGCTCCCGCAGGAGGAGCTGCGCGCGCACTGCGACGACGCCGGCGTGAACGTGGTCGCGTACTCGCCGCTGGCCCGCGGGAGGGTGTTCGACGTGCCCGAGGTACAGCGCGTCGCCGAGAAGCACGACGCCAGTGCGGCCGCGGTCAGCCTCGCGTGGCTCCGCGAGAAGGGCGTCACCGTCATCCCGAAGGCGACGAGCGAGGACCACATCCGCGACAACTGGACGTCGCTGTCGGTCGACCTCGACGCGGACGACGTGGCGGCCATCGACGCCATCGACGAGCGCGAGCGGGCGGTCGACCCCGACTTCGCGCCCTGGTAG
- a CDS encoding DUF7110 family protein translates to MSAENSGQVFRLHSTLELPLEDVREFLSDDPELPDGIESVDITRRNNTLILKAISADKSVSKYTPTAQLKASVVENRVYEEEPEDQHRGPRWGDEEEEEEIPSELVEFAAFKGDRETVLQNSLLQYEMFLVLCAIAREAEKGTLTAITAHDGDLDATRIVDGEDRPASIEVVEGRSEGQAANSGVNWRDNKFISD, encoded by the coding sequence ATGTCAGCAGAAAACTCCGGTCAGGTATTCAGGCTCCATTCGACACTGGAACTTCCCCTCGAAGACGTTCGAGAGTTCCTCTCGGACGACCCGGAGCTTCCAGACGGCATCGAATCGGTAGACATCACACGACGCAACAACACCCTCATTCTCAAGGCGATCTCGGCGGACAAGTCGGTGAGCAAGTACACGCCCACCGCGCAGCTGAAGGCCAGTGTCGTCGAGAACCGGGTGTACGAGGAGGAACCCGAGGACCAGCATCGCGGTCCGCGCTGGGGCGACGAGGAAGAGGAGGAGGAAATCCCCTCCGAACTCGTCGAGTTCGCGGCGTTCAAGGGCGACCGCGAGACGGTGCTCCAGAACTCGCTGCTCCAGTACGAGATGTTCCTCGTGCTGTGTGCCATCGCCCGCGAGGCCGAGAAGGGCACGCTGACCGCCATCACGGCCCACGACGGCGACCTCGACGCGACCCGCATCGTCGACGGCGAGGACCGCCCGGCCTCCATCGAGGTCGTCGAGGGTCGCTCCGAGGGCCAGGCCGCCAACAGCGGCGTGAACTGGCGGGACAACAAGTTCATCAGCGACTGA
- a CDS encoding glutaredoxin family protein has translation MTFDPNQSLPQEEVDERVRTAIEENEVVLFMKGTEMMPQCGYSDRALGLIGQYREEFETVDTLESLEEFRAALSEHSGWETIPQTFVDGEFVGGSDVLAELDERGELRSTLDA, from the coding sequence ATGACCTTCGACCCGAACCAGAGCCTCCCGCAGGAGGAGGTCGACGAGCGCGTGCGGACGGCCATCGAGGAGAACGAGGTCGTCCTGTTCATGAAGGGCACCGAGATGATGCCCCAGTGCGGCTACTCGGACCGGGCGCTCGGGCTCATCGGCCAGTACCGCGAGGAGTTCGAGACCGTCGACACCCTGGAGTCCCTCGAGGAGTTCCGGGCCGCGCTCTCGGAGCACTCCGGCTGGGAGACCATCCCGCAGACGTTCGTCGACGGTGAGTTCGTCGGCGGCAGCGACGTGCTGGCGGAACTGGACGAACGCGGCGAACTCCGGTCGACCCTCGACGCCTGA
- a CDS encoding ArsA family ATPase, whose translation MPKFVLYGGKGGVGKTSCAAATGLALARAGERTLVVSTDPAHSLGDALGVELGGEPTEVTENLWAVEADPEAGQAQYERVVRALAAEFRRAGLDLSEADVDRLFEAGFVPGSDEVASLSFFLDYDADRWDRVVFDTAPTGHTLRLLTLPDVLGEGLSTAMQIRGEVRQLVDRARSVVFGPAAFWGSDDDAEDIESFRADLQAVSELLRDPARTEFRVVLLPETLAIEESDRLVERLHRFEVPVETLVVNRVLESADEDCERCRARAESHERHLDEIRDRFDGMEIQVLPDLGPEAYGADALDRLAERIDI comes from the coding sequence ATGCCGAAGTTCGTGCTGTACGGTGGGAAGGGCGGCGTCGGGAAGACATCCTGTGCGGCCGCGACGGGCCTCGCCCTCGCCCGGGCGGGCGAGCGCACGCTGGTGGTCTCGACGGACCCGGCGCACTCACTGGGAGACGCGCTCGGTGTCGAACTCGGCGGCGAGCCGACCGAGGTCACGGAGAACCTCTGGGCCGTCGAGGCCGACCCGGAGGCGGGACAGGCGCAGTACGAGCGGGTCGTCCGCGCGCTGGCCGCCGAGTTCAGACGGGCGGGGCTCGACCTCTCGGAGGCCGACGTGGACCGGCTGTTCGAGGCGGGGTTCGTCCCGGGGAGCGACGAGGTGGCGTCGCTCTCGTTCTTCCTCGACTACGACGCGGACCGGTGGGACCGGGTGGTGTTCGACACGGCCCCGACCGGACACACCCTGCGGCTGCTGACGCTCCCGGACGTGCTCGGCGAAGGGCTCTCGACGGCGATGCAGATCCGCGGGGAGGTGCGCCAGCTGGTCGACCGTGCGCGCAGCGTCGTCTTCGGCCCGGCGGCGTTCTGGGGGAGCGACGACGACGCCGAGGACATCGAGTCGTTCCGTGCGGACCTGCAGGCGGTCTCGGAGCTCCTGCGTGACCCGGCACGCACCGAGTTCAGGGTGGTGCTGCTGCCCGAGACGCTGGCAATCGAGGAGAGCGACCGGCTGGTCGAGCGCCTGCACCGGTTCGAGGTGCCCGTGGAGACGCTGGTCGTGAACCGGGTGCTCGAGTCGGCCGACGAGGACTGCGAGCGCTGTCGGGCGCGTGCGGAGAGCCACGAGCGGCACCTCGACGAGATACGCGATCGGTTCGACGGGATGGAGATTCAGGTACTGCCCGACCTGGGTCCAGAAGCGTACGGAGCGGACGCGCTCGACCGGCTGGCCGAGCGGATCGATATCTGA
- the gfcR gene encoding transcriptional regulator GfcR: MKNVDDLIESAAELAEHGHSKGEIADELNVSRETASWLVERAGGSATPATNDIAAPTGGPQDIHVDWSAVGRDSYRLEAVTSAMADLLAKQGDDVDLTVGIEKAGAPIATHIASELDTDLSSYAPSKHQWDEGELDTDVGGSFSRNFAQIRDRDCYVVDDTITSGTTMTETIEAIQDEGGNPVAACVLVDKQGLDEVEGVPVYSLFQVISVGSEE, translated from the coding sequence ATGAAGAACGTCGACGACCTCATCGAGAGCGCCGCGGAGCTGGCCGAGCACGGCCACTCCAAGGGCGAGATCGCGGACGAGCTGAACGTCTCCCGCGAGACCGCCTCCTGGCTGGTCGAGCGCGCCGGCGGCTCCGCGACCCCGGCCACGAACGACATCGCCGCCCCGACCGGTGGCCCGCAGGACATCCACGTCGACTGGTCCGCCGTCGGCCGCGACAGCTACCGGCTCGAAGCCGTCACGAGCGCGATGGCCGACCTCCTCGCGAAACAGGGAGACGACGTCGACCTCACCGTCGGCATCGAGAAGGCGGGCGCGCCCATCGCCACGCACATCGCCAGCGAGCTCGACACCGACCTCTCGAGCTACGCCCCCAGCAAGCACCAGTGGGACGAGGGCGAGCTCGACACCGACGTCGGCGGCTCCTTCTCGCGCAACTTCGCGCAGATCCGCGACCGCGACTGCTACGTCGTCGACGACACCATCACCTCGGGGACGACGATGACCGAGACCATCGAAGCCATCCAGGACGAGGGCGGCAACCCCGTCGCGGCCTGCGTCCTCGTCGACAAGCAGGGGCTCGACGAGGTCGAGGGCGTACCCGTCTACTCGCTGTTCCAGGTCATCTCCGTCGGCAGCGAGGAGTAG
- a CDS encoding glucose 1-dehydrogenase: protein MHAVAVRRDGREPEVVEKPRPEPGPGEALVRTLRVGIDGTDHEVIEGSHGGYPDGEDHLVLGHEAVGVVDDPNGTELEAGDVVVPTVRRAPPSGTNGYFERGEPDMAPDGEYVERGIVGAHGFMSEYFTSPADCLVSLPRELADLGFLAEPISISEKAFEHAFAARSAFDWEPDSALVLGNGSLGLLTLAMLDGSDGFDQLYCLGRRDRPDPSIDIIEDLGATYVDSRETPVSEFASVHEPVDFVYEATGYAKHAFDTIDALAPNGVGALLGVPTDWTFEVDGGRLHREFVLHNKALVGSVNSHVGHFRAAIDRLDSFPASFVDDLVTGVYGLDELDAAFATDDSTIKTAVELGAI, encoded by the coding sequence ATGCACGCAGTCGCAGTGCGTCGTGACGGAAGGGAACCCGAGGTCGTGGAGAAGCCACGCCCGGAGCCGGGACCGGGCGAGGCGCTCGTCCGCACGCTCCGGGTCGGCATCGACGGCACCGACCACGAAGTCATCGAGGGCAGCCACGGCGGCTACCCCGACGGCGAGGACCACCTCGTACTGGGCCACGAGGCGGTGGGCGTCGTCGACGACCCGAACGGAACCGAACTCGAGGCGGGTGACGTGGTGGTCCCGACGGTCCGGCGAGCTCCACCGAGCGGCACGAACGGGTACTTCGAGCGCGGCGAGCCCGACATGGCACCCGACGGCGAGTACGTCGAGCGCGGCATCGTCGGCGCGCACGGCTTCATGAGCGAGTACTTCACCAGCCCCGCGGACTGTCTCGTCTCGCTCCCCCGCGAGCTGGCCGACCTCGGATTCCTGGCGGAACCCATCAGCATCTCGGAGAAGGCGTTCGAGCACGCCTTCGCAGCCCGCTCCGCCTTCGACTGGGAGCCCGACTCCGCGCTCGTGCTGGGCAACGGCAGCCTCGGCCTGCTGACGCTCGCGATGCTCGACGGCAGCGACGGGTTCGACCAGCTCTACTGTCTCGGCCGGCGCGACCGCCCCGACCCCAGCATCGACATCATCGAGGACCTCGGCGCGACGTACGTCGACTCGCGGGAGACGCCCGTCTCCGAGTTCGCGTCGGTCCACGAGCCCGTCGACTTCGTCTACGAGGCCACCGGCTACGCGAAGCACGCCTTCGACACCATCGACGCGCTCGCGCCCAACGGCGTCGGCGCGCTGCTGGGTGTCCCCACCGACTGGACGTTCGAGGTCGACGGCGGCCGGCTCCACCGCGAGTTCGTGCTCCACAACAAGGCGCTCGTCGGCAGCGTCAACTCCCACGTCGGCCACTTCCGGGCGGCCATCGACCGACTCGACTCGTTCCCGGCGTCGTTCGTCGACGACCTCGTCACCGGCGTCTACGGTCTCGACGAACTCGACGCCGCATTTGCGACCGACGACAGCACTATAAAAACCGCGGTCGAACTCGGTGCTATATGA